A genomic window from Montipora capricornis isolate CH-2021 chromosome 8, ASM3666992v2, whole genome shotgun sequence includes:
- the LOC138060628 gene encoding protein NLRC3-like yields the protein MSKKQGQKSVKDVLWDNLLHIYRGKKKKRERSDPDQAEAGTSTHSDQEQDPYGPASDLTDAIRQLYKDREGWLSPFPWCEELEFHLDNIFTRLKMVSRKKEKGGEKTDSVVNMLEIFKPHQEHSQPKRVLIEGQPGMGKTTYCNKVAYDWAENCKAEDSFPDFQVVLLLKCKDITSDLWEAIDDQLLPKDIKKEEREKFFTFVRDHQSKVLLVLDGLDELPRDYLPFYKEIIEGRMLRNCYLVVTARYEAGIQVRKCCHTLLEIEGFTKDAAEDFIRRYFKTAEHLAKKLLDKLSTDASLSGLTANPLNTALLCLLCEDFKEDLPEGRTLLYHEIVQCVLRRYRRKKELPETDEDLTQLYHAELKDLGSIALNGLLKDMMYFDDRAFRNGTNNSIPEMGFLSAQPSRSKRRQGWCYEFLHKSFQEFFAAFYLSCQLVDEEISPDGLVADTRYLKEFQQVLMFTCGILAQQCEAKAMALMASIASEINQSNEEGSDDYLWTALNCIKESENELGTFGKELARSLGSLLEIQRISFGQQMGDSGVAMLAHAMATNSTVTKLDLAGNRIRVSGAASLAKAVEINSTLTTLDLSMNEIGDSGAAALAKALEINSTLTTLDLFGNEIGDSGAAALAKAVEINSTLTELDLCNNEIGETGAAALAKAVEINSTLTKLNLSHNRIGDSGAAALAKTVEINSTLTKLDLRSNTICDSGAAALAKAVEINSTLTELDLWSNGIGDSGAAALAKAVEINSTLTKLNLSDNEIGHSGAAALANAVEISSTLKTVDWSDY from the coding sequence ATCCTTATGGGCCAGCGTCTGACCTTACCGACGCTATTCGACAACTCTACAAAGATCGTGAAGGATGGCTTTCACCATTTCCGTGGTGCGAAGAGCTTGAATTCCATCTTGACAACATTTTTACCAGGCTTAAAATGGTCagcaggaaaaaagaaaaaggagggGAAAAGACTGACTCCGTTGTCAACATGTTGGAAATCTTCAAACCACACCAGGAACATTCACAACCCAAAAGAGTTTTGATTGAAGGACAGCCAGGCATGGGAAAGACAACCTATTGTAACAAGGTTGCTTACGACTGGGCCGAGAACTGTAAAGCTGAAGATTCGTTTCCTGATTTCCAAGTGGTGCTGTTGTTGAAATGTAAAGACATTACCTCTGACTTATGGGAGGCTATTGATGACCAGCTTTTACCGAAAGACatcaagaaagaagaaagagaaaagttcTTTACCTTCGTTCGGGACCATCAGTCAAAGGTTTTGCTGGTACTTGATGGATTGGATGAGTTGCCAAGGGATTATTTACCCTTCTATAAAGAAATCATTGAAGGGAGAATGCTTCGAAACTGTTACTTAGTGGTTACAGCTCGCTACGAAGCTGGGATACAAGTACGGAAATGCTGTCACACCCTGCTAGAGATCGAAGGATTTACCAAAGACGCTGCTGAAGATTTTATCCGAAGATATTTCAAAACCGCTGAGCATCTGGCGAAAAAGCTCTTGGACAAGCTGAGCACAGACGCAAGCCTTAGCGGACTAACTGCAAATCCATTAAATACAGCCCTTCTTTGTCTCCTTTGCGAAGACTTCAAAGAAGACTTGCCGGAAGGTAGAACTCTGCTTTACCACGAAATAGTGCAGTGTGTCCTGAGAAGGTATAGGAGAAAGAAAGAATTACCAGAAACGGACGAAGACCTAACACAATTATACCACGCTGAATTAAAGGATCTTGGTTCTATAGCGTTGAATGGCTTGCTCAAAGACATGATGTATTTCGACGACAGAGCATTCCGAAATGGTACCAACAATTCAATACCTGAAATGGGATTTCTGTCGGCACAGCCCTCACGCAGCAAACGAAGGCAGGGCTGGTGCTATGAGTTTCTCCACAAGAGCTTTCAGGAGTTCTTTGCCGCATTTTATCTCAGTTGCCAGCTTGTCGATGAGGAAATTAGTCCTGATGGCTTAGTTGCTGACACAAGATATTTAAAGGAGTTTCAACAAGTGCTCATGTTTACCTGTGGTATCTTGGCTCAACAGTGTGAGGCAAAAGCCATGGCACTTATGGCAAGTATAGCAAgtgaaatcaaccaatcaaatgagGAGGGAAGTGATGACTACCTATGGACTGCATTGAATTGTATTAAGGAAAGTGAAAATGAACTGGGTACCTTTGGAAAAGAATTGGCACGTTCTCTTGGTTCGCTTCTTGAAATTCAGCGTATTTCGTTTGGACAGCAGATGGGTGACAGTGGCGTTGCTATGCTGGCTCACGCGATGGCAACAAACTCAACGGTGACAAAGTTGGATTTGGCTGGCAATAGAATTCGTGTCTCAGGTGCTGCttcactggctaaagcagtggaaatcaattcaacgctgacaacctTGGATTTGTCTATGaatgaaatcggtgactcaggtgctgctgcactggctaaagcactggaaatcaattcaacgctgacaacctTGGATTTGTTTGGGaatgaaatcggtgactcaggtgctgctgcactggctaaagcagtggaaatcaattcaacgctgacagagttggatttgtgtaacaatgaaatcggtgagacaggtgctgctgcactggctaaagcagtggaaatcaattcaacgctgacaaagttAAATTTGTCTCACAAtcgaatcggtgactcaggtgctgctgcactggcaaaaacagtggaaatcaattcaacgctgacaaaaTTGGATCTGCGTTCCAATACAATCtgtgactcgggtgctgctgcactggctaaagcagtggaaatcaattcaacactgacagaGTTGGATTTGTGGTCcaatggaatcggtgactcaggtgctgctgcactggctaaagcagtggaaatcaattcaacgctgacaaagttAAATTTGTCTGACAATGAAATCGGtcactcaggtgctgctgcactggctaatgCAGTGGAAATCAGTTCAACGCTGAAAACTGTGGATTGGTCTGACTATTAA